Within Myxocyprinus asiaticus isolate MX2 ecotype Aquarium Trade chromosome 18, UBuf_Myxa_2, whole genome shotgun sequence, the genomic segment ccgttattgtctccatgtaaacatacaaaaacacgaatttgtgaaaacgatgacgtcatgcgcacgcgtattacgtgttcagtctataggcatgcgtgcgagtacttcaaaacaacgcgcgagacattcaaaactacaatggcgaactacaggactgtgtttgtgctgctcaagattttgagtttattgacgcttatccagcaaagtaattgtagtaataaagcaacctcatcgtccgtccagacaaaattgctcgatgctttcaccatcttcattgtttgtattcaccgctctatGGAAGAATACtgatgtgcgcaggcgcgtagtatTTCTTTAccaagtgacatcgccaactactgtcctggcatgcataatacaatgtttttagtcattttcgtggatccgtgtgaacggggatcgttttgacaatgttgtcgtctttacgcgaaacttttcaaaagcgcaaaggaaaaacttttccgtttttagtacatcgttgttgtgtaaacgtaccTCAGTTCACTTCAGATTCTGTAACCATTATATTTGTGTTTGATATTTGAAGTGACATAATTGTTGTTCATGATGGGTTATCCAGTGGCGGgcttaggcatgggtgacatgggcctGGACAGACCCCCCCTCACAAATTTTGTTGGCGGGGTGGGGGTCTGAAGGGGGGGTTCGCCCAGgatgccatacaagctagaaccccCACTGGGTTTATCAAaatgttttctgttgttttatacagttttcagtgtgtaatttatacacaatttatGTGGTTGTTTAGCAGGGATTATTAATGCAGTTTGAAAGGTTTTTCTCACTCGTAAGCAAAACACGACCAAACCAAGATGTCGCTGTGCTGGAATCTGGAAATTTAAATCACCCCTGACCAGAGACTCAAAGAGCTTCGCCATCTCCACACCCTAATATCACAGGAAATACATAATAACATCACTGgaatacatcatcatcatcacacatAGGAAAAATTAGCAAACTAAAGTGCTATATTAGCGCTGAATGTTAGCTTTGTGCCACGCACAGGTCTTATTTATGAAACATGAAAGTTAATGTCGAAGTGGCTTATATcggcttacactgacacccagTGGCCTGTATGCTACATCATTCAAACACTGTATTTTTCAGTTTCATAGTGAATTTcttccattgtagaaattcactatgcacagtaaaccaggattaattcaatccatgaatgaaagtgtccaatatcagggcagttactgagattaagcaagtagtattcagctggtcatgtgattctaacatggctaaacattactgagtgcacctttaatgcaataatttatgtaagaatgATTTTACTCAACTATTTACTCAGAATTTCATTTCAAAATGAggcaaatatttataattacatccaagtggggcctgggtagctcagcgagtattgacgctgactaccacccctggagtagcaaGTTCGAATctatggtgtgctgagtgactccagccaggtctccaaagcaaccaaattggcctggttgctagggagggtagagtcacatggggtaacttcctcgtggtcgcgattagtggttctcgctctcaatggggtgcatggtaagttgtgcatggatcgtggagagtagcatgagcctccacatgctgtaagtctctgcggtgtcatgcacaacgagccacatgataagatgcacagattgactgtctcagaagcagaggcaactgagacttgtcctccaccacacggattgaggtgagtgaccgtgccaccatgaggacctactaagtagtgggaattgggcattccaaattgggagaaaaaggggataaaaaaaaagaaaagaaaataataataattacatccAAGTGTTTAAGGTGATTTTTCCTTACTGGGGGATTTGAAaacttaaataattgtaaatctaCTTTATGccgtgtttgtgcgtgtgtgtaatTAAGTGTCTTACGTGTCGTATATGAGCCTGCAGGTTCTTCAGGCCGAATGAGCGCATGACAAACCACAACTTCATCGAGCGAAAGCGACGACTCAGAGAAATCTGCCAGTGCTGCAAATATTATTAATTAACATCACTGAAACAAACATAATGCATTACAATGAGTAAAATGCATGTGCTTGTACCATGAAGTCAGTGGTGTCTGAGTTATCATGTCGCAGGTAAAGTGGGTCGACAGTGAATGTCTGCTGCAATTTCATTTTATTCTTCACCCTGAAGATCAAACAGAGACACACCACTCACATTCACTGCAGCCCAATCAAATCACATGACCTTCAGCTTGAAATTCATCTACACACTCAGTAATACACCCATTTATACCCTAAATATCTGAATTCTGTAATTTCATTCAGAACTGAATAAAAGTCCTTCAGTATCTCTCACCAGAATGCCGTACAGTCAAAATGAACCATCATCCACTTTGACGGGTTAAAGACAAATGAATCGGCAAACTCGATTCCATTCAGGAAATACCGCAGCTCCGGACACAGAAGGGCGGAGCCAGCATACGCTGCATCAACGTGCAGCCAGAGACCCTCCCGGgcacctgaaaacacacaatcagaaatgGTCAGTATTAAGTCTTGTTTGTGTATCTTTCATTGAGTGTTAACGTTATTGATCACATCACACTTACACACTGGACCGAGTTCATCGAGTCGATCAAATGAACACACACCTGTAGAGCCGAGTGTTGCACAcaactgcagaacacacacacacactgctgttatCTTCAGTCACACATCAATACACTATTAAACAGCTCATTAGAAACAGTTTAATGATATTTGCACTGGTTGAGAgacagatacagagagagagtttTACcatcacaggtatgaatcctctCTTGCGGTCCTCGTCGATGGCTCGCAGCAGAGTTTCTCCACGCAGTGAAAATACTTCATCTGTCTCCAAAAATCTGATCTTCACCAGCGCGATCAGACCTGCCTTCTCCACTGATGAATGTGcctgcaaaataaaaatacagaaaaatgtctTATACAAACCAGACCACATCATACGCAAcatgtcataaaatataattGTCTCTCAggaatacttgattgtgattggtcaatggtagCCTTCTGTGGTCAAATGTTTGTATAATTGACGATTGTCCCAACTGAGTTCCTACATAGCTGTGTTGGTTTCATCAGGTCTGTTGAATCACTCCACACTTTCTttattctcacataataaaattatttacactCGAATTAATTTCatgtcaatttttttatttatttgccaagTAGTTGTGTAACTTGGTTTGTATTATTGTAGTTAACAGTTAAAAAGTGAAAAGAACACGTAAAGGATGGTGATTCTGTACCTGATCAGAGGCGTACACGATGAGTCTAGAGTTCAACACAGATTCGTCTGTGTCGGCGTGAGTGAATTCACTTTtcatctgcagaattctgtcttTTCTCGCTGCGAGAAGAGCAACCAATGTACACTCACTGACTGTACTCtacaacaacacacaaacatacatccACATTAAACACTACGCAAATTTATATTACATAGCAATTTACAGTTTACACATGCTTTGAATACTCTCTTTCTGTGGGTTTTCCCATCTAACACTGGACAGTTAGCAATCTTAGGTGTGGGTAAATGTGTTGTGTAATGTGTACTTACCTGCAGTATTCCTCCTCCGTTGCTCTGTGGATGATGGTGTAAATAATGATCTGGTAACCCGAGAGCTTTACACAACCAGTCCAACACACACATCTCCAGTTCTGTGCATGCTGGACTCGAGGCctgaggaacacacacacactcaaacttgtttttatatcattgtgggactctccacagacttccatgcattttatggatttaatacagatttaatgataatttctatcccctaaccgtaaccctacccctaaacctaaccctcacagaaacctttttgcatttttactttttcaaaaaaacatcgtttagtatgtttaataagccatttccctcgtggggaccgctggctggtccccacaatgtaggtgatctcaggttttactatccttgtggggacatttagtccccacaatgtagcataaaaatgtacacacacacactattcaaCACAACACATCAGACTgccagagagagaaagtgtgtgtgtgtgtgtgtgtgtgtgtgtgtgtgtgtgtgtgtgtgtttgtaatacCCATGTGAAGCCGAGGCAGTTTATGGCATCTGCAAGCATGTCACCCAGCAGAGATGGCCATGAGGTGAGCGCAGGGAAATATGCATGCATGTGTGGACTCTGCCAATGCAccacctgcaacacacacacacacacacacacacacacacacacacacacacacacaggtgttacCTTATGCTCACATTTACCACAAAATACAGGCAGACAGAAGATTTTGATCTTCTTGATTTTTCCTTAATATGAACAGCATTGATGACTTGCTAACAATAAAATACAGAAGTTTAACTGAAGAGTGAGATGACATCAGTTTTGTGATATGAACATAATAAAATCCATATAAGAGCTTTGAaatgaatgtgaaataaataataataacttctTCAAAGAATAAATTCTTAGAAAACTTGACATCAGACCGACAGACCGGTATTcatacagacaaacagataggtATTCAAACAGACAGGTATTCAGACAGATAAGTATactgacagacaaacagacttgtttttaaacaaacaggtattcagacagacagactggtATTCAGAATGATAGgtacacagacagacaaatggaCATGTATTCAGACAGACAGGTATTCAGACAGGTAGGTAGGATAGACAGATAGGTATTCAGACAGACAGGTTTTTAGACAGGTATCAAGACAGACAAGTattaagatagacagacagaccccAGGCATGATGATGTTCTCCACGTCCTGCAGGATGGCGCTCCAGTCCTCTGGCTCATAGGGGGCGCTGTTGGGCAATAGAGGACGCATGTAACCCGGCTGCACGTCTGGAACTACGGGCCGATCACGGATCTCAGTGAGATACTTCTGTATAAAATCGACCATCTCCTTCCCTACACACGCAAAATAAAGAGGAACATCAagaccagggactaaaaatgaaatgtttttcattttggttcgttctgagaaaaacagtattttgtcgttccggttcagaagttccgcagcctcctttccaaatggtaaccggttagaacaaactaaaagaacggttaataacgttcttttaaatatggcagtactctgtgctaaaaTGTGGGGGAAAtatcaattgcagtgttgccagatctcgcaagagaaacaagcccaaaataagccacttgcctcaccaaaaataagctaaaataagcAATTTTATTCCCCccgtgtggtggatttatcggcatagaaatcataacaaacagttaattaacagttatgtatcattttatttacagatctgcttctgagtcaaaaccccgcagcatcaaatctgtattaatgcatcatatctaacaataagaTAGTGAAGACTTCGAaataactgagaaatgtactttttacctccaatcatgttttccttgtatctggattagctgtgcatgtatatgtagtaattatatttagttgttaaaaaggtcttcattcacagaatgcttcATCCACAACAGACAATTAGGCAgagtgtgatgcagcagtttcttcaggatcaaagcacatttcattttttttgggcaacatgaagtaTTGTAGTTCCAAATATTAACTGTGATAAActctttggcctttagtttcattaaaaaattatcgtaacaaaattaactggttataaccggtttactccagaacaattgaaaatcactttgttccggttttcagtTAAAAATTCCATTCGTTTTTGTTTTCCTTCCTTGAACCATTTTCAGTCCCTGATCAAGACATCACCACACACACCATTATCTTAGGGATTATCTTATAAAGAGTTATAAGACCATTTGGGGTCTCCAAATGTTTAATCAAAATTTGAATATTAAGAAcagaaaataagatttttttttaatgattgcgATGACATCTCAACATTGTCCATTGTCTGTCCCCCCGCCCCCATACACCGATGTTTTAGAGTCGGTGTACGTGGACCCCCAAGAGTTCTGACTCAATTCGAACACTGACAACAACACAACACAGATAATCTGTTTTCTTTCTGACAGACTTACAAACACAGAAAGCATTTTACTACAAATCACACTGCTAATAATAGAGTACTGCAAATAAAATGATATGAAATAAAGGTTATAATACATATAACATATGAGGAACAAGGAATGTCAAAAACCGAATCgattaacacaaaatcaaagtaaaaaacaacaacaataaaatcaatttaataaaAGACCAACTAAAAGCAACtttaaagcaataaaataatatactttACATTTGTGATGTCACAAATATGTTCTGAGTGATTCACGTGTCATTTATCTACAgagctttaaaaacaaaagttattTGAACTAAATCAGTTTTTCCTGTAAATATATAGTCATGTCAGTCGGTGTCCTGCAGTGAGACATGCTATTCAACTAAAACTATTTGTCTAATTCTTGTATAATCATAAGACCGTAGGACTTTGTGAGTGAAAAACtagaaaagaaatggtgaccagttacttacagcacctaaaatatacactttctgaGATGAGAATGTGAGTGTGTTGCAGTTACCTCTCTGCGTGTACTCCTCCGCCTGCATCGTCTTTGTCTCACTGCAGTTCTGAGCTTTGAAGGGACGATCAGTGCATTTGTGTGTGCTGGTTTCTCTACAGAGGGTTTTTATAGATGATATTCACTGAGTGCTGCCCACTGACGCAAAAAAAGCCCCTGAACACTCAAGTCATTTTAATATGATCTATGTTCTGCAGAACCTTTTGTTTGCTTTTGACTGGTGCAAATACTGAATTCTGGATTGTTTGAGGAATGTAAACAGACCATGAGAGCAGAATCATGAATTTCTCTATACTCAACCTATTACAATGTGAAAAATAAAGCATGAGAAAAAAATCACCTGGATTCAAATGAACAATTGACTAAAGATATTTcccaacattttttattattaatatctaCAGAGGATTAAGAAAATAAAGACCCTGGCAATGCTGGAATTCTTTTATCACAGCTTAATGATGAATGTAAAACTCTTTTCTGTGCATTCAAACACTCAATTCAGAGTTTTAGATGATAACAGTATTTTAGCATAATAGTTTTGCATGTAAAATCAGACTGCTAGATGTTAtgaatttatgtttaaaaaagtacatttctgcagTGAGAATGTGCGTTCATCCTTAATGAAACAAATCCCAAAAATTTGGTCTTAAAAATAAGAATGTTTATGACAGAAATCCAGAAAACTGCAAAATTCATCACAAATCATGATTATCAGAAAACTATAAACAAGCAAACGGCAGACATTATACATCATATCAACTAGAATAATGGGCTGTAAAATCCATTATCAATGATGAAAACCATATCCCATCTTTCTGCAGAAACTGAAACTGTCTGAACAAATTACACTAaactgtttttttgggggggatacatataatatatcaaatgtattatatatacataataatgcattaaattgtgcataaaataaatcatttaaaatcattgATTTCCCCGATTCATCTGCAGGTCAGTCAGATTTcctgtgtgtttgtattttttttccacttAACTGAGAAGCCATCGGGGGATTGAGTAACGGGATATGGGCGGCAATCAAATCTGTcgcccacatgagcaccacagctcgaCATGTCTGGAGCACACAAGCTAATCGCTGGTGTGAACAGAGGCAAACAAAAGTGATTAATGCTCATGTAATGTAATACTTTTCAGTCTTGTAAAGTAACATTCAATtcactcaacaaaaaaaaaaaagatttttgcaggttgtacagtttacttaattaaaatgaactaaagcaacacaattcttgaaCATTTGTTCACAACATGATTTCACTGTACTCTAAACCATTGCATCTTTGAAGGG encodes:
- the LOC127456382 gene encoding histidine decarboxylase-like translates to MQAEEYTQRGKEMVDFIQKYLTEIRDRPVVPDVQPGYMRPLLPNSAPYEPEDWSAILQDVENIIMPGVVHWQSPHMHAYFPALTSWPSLLGDMLADAINCLGFTWASSPACTELEMCVLDWLCKALGLPDHYLHHHPQSNGGGILQSTVSECTLVALLAARKDRILQMKSEFTHADTDESVLNSRLIVYASDQAHSSVEKAGLIALVKIRFLETDEVFSLRGETLLRAIDEDRKRGFIPVMLCATLGSTGVCSFDRLDELGPVCAREGLWLHVDAAYAGSALLCPELRYFLNGIEFADSFVFNPSKWMMVHFDCTAFWVKNKMKLQQTFTVDPLYLRHDNSDTTDFMHWQISLSRRFRSMKLWFVMRSFGLKNLQAHIRHGVEMAKLFESLVRGDLNFQIPAQRHLGLVVFCLRAGNGATQELLRKLTKSGQMFLIPAAIGNKLIIRFTVTSQFTSAQDIQRDWSLIQQAARDVLHARSLTREPSMLSDADSSEENAQEPEEVPLTIQSELSKMRLEPMIDERLVRQGQRRAIRSLSCSAELPPTRPDHAHSLKEAPPSGSLTQIPEQPMQSQQRTQRRLLKFHSVPSLSQVWAHCGMQQLYYPFKKGWVTSRASCFNCFPLAETNLLHTK